The sequence below is a genomic window from Luteolibacter arcticus.
GTGCGTGCCATCGGCGGCCGCATCGACATCCGCCCGATCGCCGGGACCCGGTGGAGGGGCAAGACGCCGGAGGAAGACGACGCGCTCGCGGCCGAGCTGTTAGCTGACCCGAAGGAGCGGGCCGAGCACCTGATGCTGGTCGATCTCGCCCGCAACGACGTCGGCCGCATCGCCAGGCACGGCAGCGTGAAGGTCGATGATTTCATGATCGTGGAGCGCTACAGCCACGTCATGCACATCGTTTCGAACGTCACCGGCACGCTCGACGAGACTCATAGTAGTTACGACGTGCTGCGCGCGACCTTCCCCGCCGGGACGGTCAGCGGTGCGCCGAAGATCCGCGCGATGCAGGTCATCAACGAGCTCGAGAAGAGCAAGCGCTGCGCCTACGCCGGCGCGGTCGGCTACTTCGGCTTCGATGGTGGCCATGACTCGTGCATCACCCTGCGCACGTGCTTGCTGAAAGACGGCAAGGCCTACGTGCAAGCCGGTGCCGGAGTGGTCGCGGATTCCAATCCCACCTACGAGTTCGAGGAGACCGTCAACAAGGCCAAGGGCATGCTGCGCGCCATCGCCCTCGCAAAAACGCTGGAGGACTGACCATGTTGCTCATCATCGATAATTACGACTCCTTCACCTACAACCTCGTCCAGTACTTCGGCGAGCTCGGGTCGGAGATGAAGATCGTGCGCAACGACGCGCTGACGGTGGACGACGTGAAGGCGCTGAAGCCGGAGCGGATCTGCATTTCCCCCGGCCCCTGCACGCCGAACGAAGCCGGCATCTCCTGCGAGCTGATCGAGAAGCTGGGCCCGACGACGCCGATCCTCGGCGTCTGCCTCGGCCACCAATCGATCGGCCAGGTCTATGGCGGTGACGTCATCCGCGCGGACAAGCTGATGCACGGTAAGACCTCGCCGATCCTCCATGAAGGCAAGAGCGTCTTCGCCGGCCTGCCGAGTCCGTTCGAGGCCACACGCTACCACTCGCTCATCGTGAAGCGCGAGACCTTGCCGGACTGTCTGGAGATTACCGCATGGACGGCCGATGGCGTGATCATGGGTCTCCGGCACAAGGAGCACCCGGTCCACGGCGTGCAGTTCCACCCGGAGTCGATCCTGACGCAGGACGGGAAGCGCATCCTGGAGAACTTCCTCGCGATGTGAGGGGGCCGTCGCGACCTTGCAAAAGTCGCGGGTCAGCCGTAGTCTCACAGCATGACAGAGAAGGAGAAGCCGGATTTTTCCAAGAACCCGCTTGCCCAAGCAATCTTGCGTGAAGGTTTGGCGATCCAAGATCGCTTCGCTGCCGAGCCGGTTTATGCAAGAACCGGCAAGGGCTACCTGAAGAGCGCCGGCGTTCGCGAAATGGAAGAGGCGAAGGAGAAGGCGAAGAAAAAGTAGCCATGAATCGCAAGGCGTGGCTTGTCGAGATCCCTTGGGAACTCGTCGTTTGGCAAAACGAGCAACTCTGTTCCGCGAAGCACGCGCACCACGGCCCCACGTCCGATGGCTACGAAGCGACGCGAGAGTTGTGGAAATCGCATCATTTGGAAGAAATGGATCTTCTGGCGGTGGC
It includes:
- a CDS encoding anthranilate synthase component II → MLLIIDNYDSFTYNLVQYFGELGSEMKIVRNDALTVDDVKALKPERICISPGPCTPNEAGISCELIEKLGPTTPILGVCLGHQSIGQVYGGDVIRADKLMHGKTSPILHEGKSVFAGLPSPFEATRYHSLIVKRETLPDCLEITAWTADGVIMGLRHKEHPVHGVQFHPESILTQDGKRILENFLAM